The Phormidium yuhuli AB48 DNA window TCTCCCTGGCGTACACGCTTACATTTACCCATATTTGTTCTCTTTACGCCCATTATCGCTAGAGTTTTGGTTAAAACTTTCAACCCAATCATCACAGGCTGTATTGCCATAATTTTACTGCTTTCAATCCAACCTTGGCTTTTTGAAAATGAGTTTAAGCCCATCCTAGGGGAGGCATCAATTTTTTCTAAACCCCGCCTAGAACAGTATTTTAAAAGTCAGCCTCGCTTTGAAATTCCTTACCAATCTGTAATATCTGAATTAGATGCCTTAAGCTGTCATCAAATTGGGATTTCCAATGAAAGAATTTGGTTTGAATATCCTCTCTGGATGTTACTAAAAAATCAAGAATTTGAGGATAGTCAAATTGTTCATGTTGCAGTGAAAAATCCCTCAAGTCAAGCCTGGTCCAGACATCACCCCGTTTCCGGAGTCCGGTTACCTCCTTGTGCCCTACTCTCAATCACGTCGGAAGGCGAACAATTAGAGGTTTTCACCAGTGAATATGGAACCTACACAATGGCTTGGTCAACCTTGATTTCAAATACTCATGACACCTTGGAACTGTTTGTTCCCAACTGAATTGTATTAATGCCTCTTTTCTCTACCTTTAATGATTTACTTACCTTTGTATCCAGCCGTGAAAGAGCAAATTCGTCGCCAGAAGAATCACGTGATTCAGACCTACTTTCATCAACGTATTTATCATCACGATAATCCCTACCAAATTTGGGGGCGATCGCACCCCCTGCGAGTCCTTCTAGTCCTGAGCCATATGCGGTCTGGCTCATCATTACTGACCCATATTCTCAATGAAAACCCTGCCATTCTTGGATACGGTGAAACTCATATCACCTACCAAGCTCCTCAAGATATCAAAAAGCTCATTGCAAGAGTGTATTGGCAATGTCACGAATTTCGAAAACTGAGAGATTTGAAGCATCTAAAAATGACACATCACTATGTCTTAGATAAGGTCCTTCACAATACCTTACTCCCAGACGAGTCTCTTTTAAACCAGTCTCAGGTTTCAGTCATTTTCCTAATTCGCGAACCAACTGCTACCTTGGCAAGCTTGCAAAAGTTAAAACCTCACCTAAACTATCATGAACAATTCTGTTATTACAAAAATCGCCTGTTGGCCTTGGGACGCTATGCAGAACTCATCCATGATAAGGAGCGAAGCCTATGGTTAACCTATGACCAACTTTTAGACCACACTACAACCGTACTAAACCAGTTTCAAACCTTTCTAGGGACAGATTTCAGCTTTTCAGAAAATTATAAACTCATGAAGACAACAGGACAAAAAGGAGTGGGAGATTCTCATGAAAAAATCAAATCTGGCACAATTATCCGTGATAAACAAAACTCCCAGGTTCATTTACACGAAGAGATTCAAGCAGAAGCTGATGCCATCTACAAGTCTACCTATAACCGTCTCTGCAATTTCTGTACCTCCAGTGTTCCCGACCCATAACTGAGTCTTAACCGTTATCCGACAAAGTCAGGAGCATTCACGTATAAACTCTATGACTCGTGCATCAGCTTTTCAGAAAACTGCCCTTATTGCAACCCTCATCAAGGTCTAATCATGAATAAATCTCAAGTCATCGACACCAACCCAACCCTTTCTACGTCATCCGGCGTACAAACAGAAACCTGTTCCCTTTCCATTATGGTAGCTCGTACCGATTTACCATTCATGATGCACACCATTCCCCACCTCGTGCGCAGTTGTAACTTTCCCTTTTTTAAACGGGTCTTGGTTATGGATACGGCTCCCCTATCCGGCGACAAAGTGAGTCGTCCTGGGGTGGGAACCTTAGACGACTTAAGAACCTGTTGTCAGAAGCTCATCGATGATGACATCATGGATGAAGTGATTGAGATGGACTACTCTGAGGAGTATCGCCGGCAAATTTATAAAAAGCATTTTGGTATTGCTGACATTCGCCCCACTCATAACTATAAGGGCTATCCAATACTCGGTTCAATTTTCGCCATTGACAAAGTTCCAGGGGATTACATTGTTCACTTTGATAGTGATATGCTACTTCATCAGGAGCCTGACTTCAATTGGATTGAGTTAGGGATGGACCTTCTTAATCGTCGGGATGAAGTGATGTTTGTTCGTCCCTTTACAGGATTTCCCATTCCTAATGAACACGTTTTTCATCAGACTCAAGCCTATGACTATGATTCAGAAGGATTTTATAAGTTTACCTTTTTCAGTAGCCGAGCCTTTCTGCTGAAGCGCAGCAAGTTTGAACAGCTCCTCCCTATGTCTGTCTTGTGGATGCGCTTTAAACGAAAATGGCTGTCTAATTTACCCCCTCGCGTCCTCACCCAGGTTCACAATTGGACGGGTCGTGGTCAATTAGACTCCTGGGAGGTCATTGTTTCCCGGAAATTGAAGACAGTCAATTGTGTGCGTGCTACTCTGGCACATCCGCAAGCTTGGACCTTACATCCCACGCAGCGTAGTCCGGAATTTATTGAAAATCTACCGAACATCATTGAACGCATTGAACGAGGTGAGGCCCCTCAAGAACAAGCAGGATATTATGATCTCAAATTGGAATACTGGATTTAAGGACAGACGACATCTTGTCATCCCTTGATAATCAGGCTATAATTTGCGGGTCGGCCGTCGCTGACTTTTTCAAGCTCAGTCTAGTCAAAGCCGAGTCAATCTTTAAATAGTACACCAAAGGAAGCCGTAACCTAACTGGCTGGTGCGACCTTTGGTGTATTGCTCTGTCCCCCTCATGATTCTGGTTACACGATGAATCAATCCCGGCTAACACTCAAAACCATTGCCATTTGGCAGCCTTATTTTATGGGAGGGGGAGCAGAGGCTGTCAGTCTCTGGATTCTAGAGGCCTTGGCTCCCTACTATGATATAACCCTCTTTACCTTACAGTCTATCGATTTAGAACGCCTTGATATTCTTTATAACACGCATCTATCTCAACAAACCATCACTGTAAAACCGTTACTCCCATCTCTGTTAAATAGTGAGTCAACTAGGTTTTTGATTGCCAACAGTCGTACAGTCCGCTCGGGATTAATTCACTGGTCAGTACGAGTTTTTAAAGAGTTGACCCGAGACTATGATCTGGTGTTATCAACCTATAACGGTCTCGATATGGGACGGCAGGGTCTTCAATATTTGCATTGGGTGTATGTTGTGGAACCAAACCCCAAAAAAATGAGGCGCTGGGGAGCTATTCTCATGAAAATTTCTGATTTTTCTCTGGAGAACTTGCAAAAAAATGTCACTCTAGCTAACTCAGAGTACACGGCCAAAAGAGTCAAGGAAGCCTATGGCATTGAGTCACGGGTTGTCTATCCCCCCGTTGTGACGGAGATTGATGCAATTCCTTGGGAGCAAAAGGACGATGCTTTCCTCTGTAGCGGTCGGATTGTTGAGCCTAAACAGCCTCATCAGGTTATTGAGATTCTGCAAAAGGTACGCGATCGCGGTTTTGATGTTAAGCTACATATTACCGGTGGCGGTGGTGGAGCCTATCAACAGTCTTATGAACGGCGTATTAAGAAAATTGCGGCTCAGAACTCAGATTGGATTCAAGTTTATCAAGATTTACCCTATAAAGACTATCTGAAGGTTTTGGCCCGTTGTCGCTATGGGCTACATCACAAACCGGAACCTTTTGGGATTTCAGTAGCAGAAATGCTCAAGGCTGGGATGATTCCCTTTGTCCGGAATAAGGGGGGACAGGTGGAAATTTTAGGGAACCAGCACCAGGAGTTGCTCTATCACCGACAACCTGATGCTGTTGAAAAGATTATCGCAGTTCTAGAAAATAGAGAAAAACAGGAGAGTTTGCTGGAGTCTCTCAAGCAACGGCAGGCTCTCTTTTCTGTTGAGCAGTTTATGAAAGAGATTCAGCTAGCGGTCGGTGACTACTTTAAGGAGTCAGATTAGGAAACATGTGTAGACTCATCATGAGGCGTGGGAGGCATGGTGGCTGATATTATCAATTATCATGTTCGGCATTCTGTGAACATTGGCGACTTTGTATCCTCGCCGCTGAGTTATTTTGATATTCCTGGCTGTCGGAGTGAAATCAGGGATATCGACGAATTGTTGCAGCCCTCTCTGGGGACTTCTGATGCGATTATCGGAGGTGGGGGTTTGTTGTTTCCTCGATTCCTCAAGAATTTGCAACAGCTGCGACAACGGAACCCCTCGGGACGGGTCATTCTTTGGGGGGTGGGACAGCAGTCTTATCATGACCCCTCTCAGTCTTGGCGCAATTTTGATTATGCTCCCTATCTCAGCAATTCTCATTATGGAAATTTTGCCCCAGCTTATTGAGAATCGTCTCAATAAGGATTATTGAAAGCCGCATTCTTTCGTTCAAGATTGGGCATCTTGGACAGGATGCGGGTCAAAATGAGAATTGCTGTCCCTATCTCGATGGTGTGGATTTAGTGGGTATCCGGGATTATGATGTGGGGTTACCCTGGGTTCCCTGTGCCAGTTGTATGCACCCGGAATTTGACCGTCCTCGTTCTCCAAAACATGAGGTGGTGGTCTTTTCTCATAAAAAGTTTCGCCTCAACATTAAAGGATTACCGACCTTCACAAATAAAGAAGTTGATTTTCGCGCTGTTCTCGATTTTCTAGGCTCAGGTGAGACCATTTTGACCAGTTCCTTCCATGGGGCTTATTGGGGAACCTTGTTAGGGCGTAAGGTGTTAGCGTTTCCCTTTAGTAGTAAGTTTTTTGGCTTAAAGCACCGTCCGGGGATTTATCCTGTAGAACGCTGGCGACCCAAACACTATAAAGTCTCTATGTTTGGTAAGACCTTATACCAACATTTTTCTAGGAAATGGTTCCAATGTTCTATAGAACATTGGCAGGATTATCTGGAAGATTGTCCCCGTTATCCTGAAATTTTGGAAGAATATCGGGAGCGCAATCGTCAGTTTTATACGCAAGTGCTTGAGTTGGTTAATGGCTCAAACTAAGGGCGAACTGTTGTTCACCCCTAGGATGGGTCGGCTAGCTGTTGCTGCCAGAGGGGGCGGGGAGGCGCTTCTGTAGAGATTCGCTGCGCTTTTTGGCAACGGCGTTGTTGGCATCTCGTTGTAGGACTTCTTGATAGGCTTCTAAAGCGGGGGCGTCGAGTCCTTTTTTTTCATAGGAGAAGCCGAGATTGCTCCAGGCGGTGGTGTAATCTGGGGTCAGTTTTAGGGCTTCTTTGTATTGACGGATGGCTAGGTCGTATTGCTCTTGAGCTGCGTAGGCAAAGCCGAGGGCGTTATAGACGAGGGCTTTGTTTTCGTCTTCTTTGAGGTCTTTAGCTTTGAGGGCTT harbors:
- a CDS encoding glycosyltransferase; translation: MNKSQVIDTNPTLSTSSGVQTETCSLSIMVARTDLPFMMHTIPHLVRSCNFPFFKRVLVMDTAPLSGDKVSRPGVGTLDDLRTCCQKLIDDDIMDEVIEMDYSEEYRRQIYKKHFGIADIRPTHNYKGYPILGSIFAIDKVPGDYIVHFDSDMLLHQEPDFNWIELGMDLLNRRDEVMFVRPFTGFPIPNEHVFHQTQAYDYDSEGFYKFTFFSSRAFLLKRSKFEQLLPMSVLWMRFKRKWLSNLPPRVLTQVHNWTGRGQLDSWEVIVSRKLKTVNCVRATLAHPQAWTLHPTQRSPEFIENLPNIIERIERGEAPQEQAGYYDLKLEYWI
- a CDS encoding sulfotransferase domain-containing protein; amino-acid sequence: MIYLPLYPAVKEQIRRQKNHVIQTYFHQRIYHHDNPYQIWGRSHPLRVLLVLSHMRSGSSLLTHILNENPAILGYGETHITYQAPQDIKKLIARVYWQCHEFRKLRDLKHLKMTHHYVLDKVLHNTLLPDESLLNQSQVSVIFLIREPTATLASLQKLKPHLNYHEQFCYYKNRLLALGRYAELIHDKERSLWLTYDQLLDHTTTVLNQFQTFLGTDFSFSENYKLMKTTGQKGVGDSHEKIKSGTIIRDKQNSQVHLHEEIQAEADAIYKSTYNRLCNFCTSSVPDP
- a CDS encoding glycosyltransferase produces the protein MNQSRLTLKTIAIWQPYFMGGGAEAVSLWILEALAPYYDITLFTLQSIDLERLDILYNTHLSQQTITVKPLLPSLLNSESTRFLIANSRTVRSGLIHWSVRVFKELTRDYDLVLSTYNGLDMGRQGLQYLHWVYVVEPNPKKMRRWGAILMKISDFSLENLQKNVTLANSEYTAKRVKEAYGIESRVVYPPVVTEIDAIPWEQKDDAFLCSGRIVEPKQPHQVIEILQKVRDRGFDVKLHITGGGGGAYQQSYERRIKKIAAQNSDWIQVYQDLPYKDYLKVLARCRYGLHHKPEPFGISVAEMLKAGMIPFVRNKGGQVEILGNQHQELLYHRQPDAVEKIIAVLENREKQESLLESLKQRQALFSVEQFMKEIQLAVGDYFKESD
- a CDS encoding tetratricopeptide repeat protein, whose product is MDSNLALFYLATLVGLLAVAAWFVIRQTLRTRRMEKTLSTLQNRVRSKDATAQDFYELGGVLLDKKLYSQAILQLQKALKAKDLKEDENKALVYNALGFAYAAQEQYDLAIRQYKEALKLTPDYTTAWSNLGFSYEKKGLDAPALEAYQEVLQRDANNAVAKKRSESLQKRLPAPSGSNS